In Gammaproteobacteria bacterium, a single window of DNA contains:
- the rhlB gene encoding ATP-dependent RNA helicase RhlB — MKNTHLTDTKFEQFDLADSLKSALQSVGYTQCTPIQAQSLPVLLQGKDIAGQAQTGTGKTLAFLVATFNHLLKTPAPEAKKPNQVRAVIMAPTRELAIQIHKDAMPLAEATGLKLALVYGGDAYDKQIAEIEAGADIVVATTGRLIDFMKKGVIDLRHVQVAVLDEADRMFDLGFIKDIRYIFRRMPEASERLNMLFSATLSYKVRELAYDNMSDPVHIEIEPEQKTSANISEEIFYPSNEDKIPLLLTLMEEEWPDKAIVFSNMKYRCEEVWGYLAADGHRVGLLTGDVPQKKRLKILEQFTCGELDILVATDVAARGLHIANVTHVFNFDLPDDAQDYVHRIGRTGRAGASGLSISFACEQFALNLPAIEEYIAHQIPVSNYEQDSLLTDIKPPKKQQRPPRKDGAGSSFNKRHKGPRDQHKRDHHRGRQAS, encoded by the coding sequence ATGAAAAATACTCACTTAACAGATACTAAATTTGAGCAGTTTGATCTGGCTGACTCGTTAAAAAGCGCCTTACAATCAGTTGGCTATACTCAGTGTACGCCAATTCAAGCTCAGAGCTTACCTGTTCTGTTGCAGGGTAAGGATATTGCTGGGCAGGCGCAAACAGGCACCGGAAAAACCTTAGCTTTTCTGGTTGCAACCTTTAACCATCTTTTAAAAACTCCAGCGCCAGAGGCAAAAAAGCCGAATCAAGTCCGTGCGGTTATTATGGCGCCAACGCGAGAGTTGGCGATTCAAATCCATAAAGATGCGATGCCACTAGCTGAGGCCACTGGCCTGAAATTAGCCTTAGTTTATGGCGGCGATGCTTATGACAAGCAAATTGCAGAAATCGAAGCTGGTGCTGATATTGTGGTGGCTACCACTGGGCGCTTAATTGATTTCATGAAGAAAGGTGTGATTGATTTACGCCATGTTCAGGTTGCGGTATTAGATGAAGCCGATCGGATGTTTGATTTAGGCTTTATTAAGGATATCCGATATATATTCCGCCGGATGCCAGAAGCGTCTGAACGTTTAAATATGTTATTTTCTGCGACCTTATCTTATAAGGTGCGAGAGCTTGCTTATGACAACATGAGCGATCCGGTCCATATTGAAATTGAACCTGAGCAAAAAACCTCAGCTAATATCAGCGAAGAAATATTCTACCCGTCTAATGAAGACAAAATTCCACTGTTGCTGACTTTAATGGAAGAAGAATGGCCTGATAAAGCGATTGTTTTTTCTAACATGAAATATCGTTGTGAAGAAGTTTGGGGTTATTTAGCGGCCGATGGTCATCGGGTTGGCTTGCTAACTGGCGATGTGCCACAGAAGAAGCGGCTTAAGATTTTAGAACAATTTACCTGTGGTGAACTCGATATTTTAGTGGCGACTGATGTCGCGGCGCGTGGTTTGCACATTGCTAATGTGACTCACGTCTTTAACTTCGATTTGCCAGACGATGCGCAAGATTATGTTCATCGTATTGGTCGAACAGGCAGAGCCGGTGCATCAGGTTTATCTATTAGCTTTGCTTGTGAACAGTTTGCCCTTAATTTACCCGCGATTGAAGAATATATTGCGCACCAAATTCCTGTTAGCAATTATGAGCAAGACTCATTGCTAACAGATATTAAGCCGCCAAAGAAACAGCAGCGACCACCACGTAAAGATGGTGCTGGCTCAAGCTTTAATA
- the trxA gene encoding thioredoxin TrxA yields the protein MSNTIIQLSDSSFEQDVLKSELPVLVDFWAEWCGPCKMIAPILDEVAQDFADKLVIGKLNVDQNSDTAPKYGIRGIPTLLLFKDGNVAATKVGALSKTQLIEFIEANI from the coding sequence ATGAGCAACACAATTATTCAGCTTTCAGACAGTAGCTTTGAACAAGATGTATTAAAATCTGAACTTCCTGTTCTTGTTGACTTCTGGGCTGAGTGGTGCGGACCTTGTAAAATGATTGCGCCAATTCTTGATGAAGTAGCTCAAGATTTCGCTGATAAGCTAGTTATTGGCAAGCTTAATGTTGACCAAAACTCAGATACTGCACCAAAATACGGTATTCGCGGTATCCCAACTTTACTGTTATTCAAAGACGGTAACGTTGCAGCGACTAAAGTAGGCGCATTATCAAAAACTCAGCTAATTGAGTTTATTGAAGCAAATATCTAA
- the rho gene encoding transcription termination factor Rho gives MNLTELKQKTMSELFEIAASKGLDHLARARKQDVLFAILKAHAKSGEDIFGDGVLEILQDGFGFLRSADASYLAGPDDIYVSPSQIRRFSMRTGDTIAGKIRPPKDGERYFALLKVREVNFDTPENSRNKILFENLTAIHPTERFRLERGNGSTEDLTARIIDLSAPIGKGQRGLIVAPPKAGKTMLLQSIAQSIATNNPEAHLMVLLIDERPEEVTEMRRLVKGEVIASTFDEPASRHVQVAEMVIEKAKSIVEHKKDVVILLDSITRLARAYNTVIPSSGKVLTGGVDANALHRPKRFFGAARNIEEGGSLTIIATALVDTGSKMDEVIYEEFKGTGNMELHLSRKIAERRVYPAIDITRSGTRREELLTKADELQKNWIIRKIVHPMGEVEAAEFIIDRLAMTKTNDEFFKSMKSPKSK, from the coding sequence ATGAATTTAACCGAACTAAAGCAAAAGACAATGTCTGAGCTTTTCGAAATTGCTGCATCGAAAGGACTAGATCATTTAGCCCGTGCCCGTAAACAAGATGTTCTTTTTGCTATTTTAAAAGCACACGCTAAAAGCGGAGAAGACATCTTCGGCGACGGCGTTTTAGAAATTCTTCAAGACGGCTTCGGCTTTTTACGTAGTGCCGACGCATCTTACTTGGCTGGCCCGGATGATATTTATGTTTCACCAAGCCAAATTCGCCGCTTTAGCATGCGTACTGGTGATACTATCGCTGGTAAAATCCGTCCACCTAAAGACGGTGAACGTTATTTTGCGCTGTTAAAAGTTCGTGAAGTTAACTTTGATACGCCAGAAAACTCGCGTAACAAAATCTTATTTGAAAACTTAACCGCTATTCACCCAACTGAACGTTTTCGTTTAGAACGTGGTAACGGCAGTACCGAAGATTTAACTGCCCGAATCATTGATTTGTCGGCACCAATCGGTAAAGGTCAACGTGGTTTGATTGTGGCGCCGCCAAAAGCTGGTAAAACAATGTTGCTGCAAAGCATCGCCCAGTCAATTGCGACCAACAATCCAGAAGCACACCTAATGGTATTGCTAATTGATGAGCGTCCGGAAGAAGTAACGGAAATGCGTCGTCTGGTTAAAGGCGAAGTTATCGCTTCAACCTTCGATGAACCAGCAAGTCGCCACGTGCAAGTTGCTGAAATGGTTATCGAAAAAGCCAAAAGCATCGTTGAGCACAAGAAAGATGTTGTCATCTTACTTGACTCTATTACTCGTCTAGCACGTGCTTATAACACCGTTATTCCATCATCTGGTAAAGTACTTACCGGTGGTGTTGACGCCAATGCATTACACCGTCCAAAGCGTTTCTTTGGTGCGGCTCGTAACATTGAAGAAGGTGGCAGCTTAACCATTATCGCTACTGCGCTAGTTGATACCGGCTCAAAAATGGATGAAGTTATCTATGAAGAGTTTAAAGGCACCGGTAACATGGAACTGCACTTAAGCCGTAAGATTGCAGAACGTCGCGTTTACCCAGCTATCGACATTACCCGCTCTGGTACTCGTCGTGAAGAGTTATTAACTAAGGCTGACGAACTGCAAAAGAATTGGATTATTCGTAAGATAGTTCACCCAATGGGTGAAGTTGAAGCGGCTGAATTTATCATTGACCGTTTGGCAATGACCAAGACTAATGACGAGTTCTTTAAGTCAATGAAGAGCCCAAAATCTAAGTAA
- a CDS encoding Crp/Fnr family transcriptional regulator encodes MLHSFKGARNLLSLFDEQQRLQLLAHAKTIHLVANQTLFSKDDPADNFYLVNSGQIKLFRVTAGGDEKIFHLFAAGGWIAEMAMFLPSPHYPMNAQAEVASELLVVKRETLLGIVESSPKLACQLLGFMSTKIFSLVNNVDKLTFINASQRLVLHLGHLYQMQDVGQDRVQLQGPKRVLASQLNITPETFSRILGKFKVQGFIEEQGDYIIFLDKAALCAEVELTLEIFQR; translated from the coding sequence ATGTTGCATTCATTTAAAGGTGCGCGCAATTTATTGAGTCTGTTCGATGAGCAACAGCGCTTACAATTATTAGCACATGCCAAAACTATTCACTTGGTTGCTAACCAAACATTGTTTAGTAAAGATGATCCTGCCGATAATTTTTATTTGGTCAATTCCGGTCAAATTAAGTTATTTAGAGTGACTGCCGGCGGTGATGAAAAGATTTTCCATTTGTTTGCTGCCGGAGGCTGGATTGCCGAAATGGCGATGTTTTTACCCTCACCTCATTATCCGATGAATGCTCAAGCTGAGGTCGCTAGCGAGTTGCTCGTGGTGAAGCGCGAGACTTTGTTAGGTATTGTTGAAAGCTCACCGAAGCTCGCCTGTCAATTACTGGGCTTTATGAGCACTAAAATTTTCTCGTTAGTCAATAATGTCGACAAGCTAACCTTTATTAACGCCAGTCAGCGCTTGGTGTTGCATCTTGGGCATTTATATCAAATGCAAGATGTCGGGCAAGATAGAGTGCAGTTGCAAGGGCCGAAGCGGGTGTTGGCGAGTCAGTTAAACATTACCCCTGAAACATTCTCACGGATTTTAGGTAAATTTAAGGTTCAGGGTTTTATCGAAGAGCAGGGTGATTACATCATTTTTCTCGATAAGGCGGCATTATGCGCTGAGGTAGAATTAACGCTCGAGATATTCCAGCGCTAA
- a CDS encoding imidazolonepropionase yields the protein MSVIFKEEYDSVWLDVNLATINETDYGIIENGALLIKDGKIAWLGPRSELPEFDVLATPLYQGKGGWITPGLIDCHSHIVYGGNRAKEFEMRLEGASYQEIAAAGGGIISTVKATRAADRETLYVSAKNRLNALMAEGVTTVEIKSGYGLDTETEVKMLEIARMLGEHHPVEITTTFLGAHALPPEYKDNSDGYIDLVCGEMIERVVSENLADAVDVFCESVGFNLAQTKRVFEAAQKHNLPVKLHSEQLSNLGGAALAAGFKALSVDHIEYLDEAGVQAIAAAGTVAVVLPGAYYFLRETQQPPFELLRKYQVPMAIATDTNPGSSPICSLQLMLNMACTLFRMTPYEALAGVTLNAAKALGISDKVGRLAVGMQADFVMWDITHPAELSYQYGVNPCLQVVKKGELIRQ from the coding sequence ATGTCAGTAATTTTTAAAGAAGAATACGATAGCGTCTGGCTTGATGTTAATTTGGCGACGATTAACGAAACCGATTACGGCATTATTGAGAATGGCGCTTTGCTGATCAAAGATGGAAAAATTGCTTGGCTTGGTCCGCGCAGTGAGCTGCCTGAGTTTGATGTTCTGGCCACCCCATTATATCAGGGCAAGGGCGGATGGATAACCCCTGGCCTAATCGATTGCCACAGTCACATTGTGTACGGCGGTAACCGTGCTAAAGAGTTTGAAATGCGCCTTGAAGGGGCAAGCTATCAAGAGATTGCTGCTGCTGGCGGCGGCATTATTTCAACCGTTAAAGCGACCCGAGCTGCCGATCGTGAAACCTTATATGTCAGTGCCAAAAATAGATTAAACGCCTTAATGGCGGAAGGTGTTACCACGGTCGAAATAAAATCAGGTTATGGCTTAGATACCGAAACAGAAGTTAAAATGCTTGAAATTGCCCGGATGCTAGGTGAGCACCACCCCGTTGAAATAACAACAACTTTTCTTGGCGCCCATGCGTTGCCGCCTGAATATAAAGATAATAGCGATGGTTATATTGATTTAGTCTGTGGCGAAATGATCGAGCGGGTTGTTAGCGAAAACCTTGCCGATGCAGTTGATGTTTTTTGTGAATCTGTCGGCTTTAATCTGGCGCAAACTAAACGCGTTTTTGAAGCGGCCCAAAAACATAATTTACCGGTTAAGCTGCATAGCGAGCAACTGTCTAATCTTGGCGGTGCGGCATTAGCGGCAGGTTTTAAGGCATTGTCGGTCGATCATATTGAATACCTTGACGAGGCGGGTGTGCAAGCGATCGCCGCGGCTGGTACCGTGGCGGTAGTATTGCCTGGTGCCTATTATTTTTTGCGTGAAACCCAGCAGCCACCGTTTGAATTATTGCGAAAATACCAAGTGCCGATGGCGATCGCCACCGATACTAATCCCGGATCATCGCCGATTTGTTCACTGCAATTGATGTTAAATATGGCGTGCACTTTGTTTCGAATGACTCCTTACGAAGCGTTGGCAGGTGTGACGCTTAATGCGGCAAAAGCACTAGGCATTAGTGATAAAGTTGGTCGGTTAGCGGTTGGCATGCAGGCTGACTTTGTGATGTGGGATATTACTCATCCAGCCGAGTTGTCGTATCAATATGGGGTTAATCCTTGTTTGCAGGTGGTAAAAAAAGGCGAACTTATTCGTCAGTAA
- the hutC gene encoding histidine utilization repressor translates to MSIAKFEQIKQYICRQVETSAWPENSKVPSENALAQQFDCSRMTARRALTELCEASVLVRSQGRGTFVATLKSQSSALEIKNISDEIRQRGHHYSVKVLLVEQRIADQELAITLGIEPQSPVYFSSLIHLENDSPVQLEHRYVNPALVPNYLASDFTQFTPHELLSMAAPLTEAEHIIEATMPDATVIAHLDLAEHEPCLEIKRRTFSSKGVVSFARLIHPSSRFRLGGRFNVANPPK, encoded by the coding sequence ATGAGCATTGCAAAGTTCGAACAAATAAAACAGTATATCTGCCGTCAGGTTGAAACCTCCGCCTGGCCAGAAAACTCTAAAGTGCCCTCTGAAAATGCGCTAGCCCAACAATTTGACTGCAGCCGGATGACCGCTCGCCGCGCGCTAACTGAGTTATGTGAAGCAAGTGTTTTAGTACGAAGCCAAGGGCGAGGCACCTTTGTTGCGACCTTAAAATCACAATCTTCTGCGCTTGAAATAAAGAATATCAGTGACGAAATCCGCCAACGCGGCCATCATTATTCCGTCAAGGTGCTGCTAGTCGAGCAGCGAATAGCCGATCAAGAATTAGCGATCACCCTAGGTATCGAGCCACAAAGCCCGGTCTATTTCTCGTCGCTAATCCACTTAGAAAATGACAGTCCAGTGCAGCTAGAGCACCGCTATGTTAACCCGGCACTAGTGCCTAATTATCTGGCCAGCGACTTCACCCAATTTACCCCGCACGAGTTACTGAGCATGGCTGCGCCATTGACCGAAGCCGAGCATATTATTGAAGCGACGATGCCAGACGCCACTGTAATTGCGCATCTCGACTTGGCCGAGCATGAGCCCTGCTTAGAAATAAAACGTCGTACATTCAGCTCCAAAGGCGTGGTTAGCTTTGCCCGCTTAATTCATCCCAGCAGTCGCTTTAGATTAGGCGGCCGCTTTAATGTTGCTAATCCCCCTAAATAA
- a CDS encoding urocanate hydratase, which yields MTTDNRIDNSRVIHAPTGTTLSCKSWLTEAPMRMLMNNLDPMVAEHPQSLVVYGGIGRAARDWASYDKIIETLQRLEDDETLLVQSGKPVGVFKTHSNAPRVLIANSNLVPNWANWEHFNELDRKGLMMYGQMTAGSWIYIGSQGIVQGTYETFVEMARQHFDGNAKGKWILTGGLGGMGGAQPLAATMAGYCMLAVDVDETRIDYRIETGYVDKKATSLKQALALINQAVEQGQAISVGLLGNAADIYSELVAQNITPDAVTDQTSAHDPLNGYLPQGWTMEYAAQQRKLDEAGVVKAAKASMAVQVTAMLAMQKRGAPTVDYGNNIRQMAYEAGELNAFDFPGFVPAYVRPLFCEGIGPFRWVALSGDPEDIYKTDQKVKELIPDNPHLHNWLDMARERIQFQGLPARICWVGLKDRARLAQAFNEMVKTGELSAPIVIGRDHLDSGSVASPNRETEAMLDGSDAVSDWPLLNALLNTASGATWVSLHHGGGVGMGFSQHSGVVIVADGSDEADARISRVLWNDPATGVMRHADAGYEIARQCAHEQRLDLPMINASHNNKVDNNNE from the coding sequence ATGACTACTGATAATCGCATTGATAATAGCCGCGTCATCCACGCGCCAACTGGTACTACTTTAAGCTGTAAAAGCTGGTTAACCGAGGCGCCAATGCGCATGTTAATGAATAATCTCGATCCGATGGTGGCCGAACACCCACAATCGCTAGTCGTTTACGGCGGCATTGGCCGGGCTGCACGCGATTGGGCCAGTTATGACAAAATAATCGAGACCCTGCAGCGGCTTGAAGACGATGAAACGCTATTAGTACAATCAGGTAAGCCGGTAGGCGTATTCAAAACTCACAGCAACGCGCCTCGAGTATTAATTGCCAACTCTAATCTGGTGCCGAACTGGGCCAACTGGGAACATTTTAACGAATTAGACCGTAAAGGGCTGATGATGTACGGCCAAATGACCGCCGGTTCTTGGATTTACATTGGTTCGCAAGGCATCGTTCAAGGCACTTACGAAACCTTCGTCGAAATGGCCCGTCAGCACTTCGACGGCAACGCCAAAGGCAAATGGATTTTAACCGGTGGCCTTGGCGGCATGGGTGGTGCACAGCCACTAGCAGCAACGATGGCAGGTTATTGTATGTTAGCGGTCGATGTTGATGAAACCCGGATTGATTACCGCATTGAAACCGGTTATGTCGACAAGAAAGCCACTAGCCTCAAACAAGCCTTAGCCTTAATTAATCAAGCGGTCGAGCAAGGTCAAGCTATCTCAGTCGGTTTACTTGGCAATGCCGCCGATATTTATAGCGAACTGGTGGCACAAAATATTACCCCTGATGCCGTAACCGATCAAACCAGTGCTCACGACCCACTTAATGGTTACCTGCCTCAGGGCTGGACTATGGAATACGCCGCGCAGCAGCGTAAGTTAGACGAAGCTGGCGTTGTTAAAGCCGCTAAAGCATCGATGGCGGTTCAGGTGACGGCAATGCTAGCAATGCAAAAACGCGGCGCGCCGACCGTTGATTATGGCAACAACATTCGTCAAATGGCCTATGAAGCTGGCGAACTTAATGCGTTTGATTTCCCCGGATTTGTACCTGCTTATGTTCGACCATTATTCTGCGAAGGCATCGGACCATTCCGCTGGGTTGCTTTGTCTGGCGACCCAGAAGATATTTACAAAACGGATCAAAAAGTTAAAGAGCTAATTCCTGATAATCCACACCTACATAACTGGCTCGATATGGCTCGCGAGCGCATTCAGTTTCAAGGGTTGCCAGCGCGAATTTGTTGGGTCGGCCTCAAAGACCGCGCGCGCTTAGCTCAAGCCTTTAACGAAATGGTTAAAACTGGCGAACTATCAGCGCCGATTGTAATTGGTCGTGACCACCTCGACTCAGGATCGGTTGCCTCACCAAACCGTGAAACGGAAGCTATGCTCGATGGCTCTGACGCGGTATCAGACTGGCCATTGCTCAACGCGCTGCTTAATACCGCCAGTGGTGCCACTTGGGTTTCACTTCATCACGGTGGTGGGGTCGGCATGGGCTTTAGTCAACACTCTGGTGTCGTTATTGTGGCCGATGGCAGTGATGAGGCTGACGCTCGTATTAGCCGAGTACTGTGGAACGATCCAGCAACCGGCGTCATGCGCCACGCCGATGCTGGTTACGAAATTGCTCGTCAATGTGCCCACGAACAACGGTTAGATCTACCAATGATTAATGCCTCACATAACAATAAAGTAGATAATAATAATGAATAA
- the hutH gene encoding histidine ammonia-lyase — MNKLTITPGQLSLSQLRKISRNPTTLSLDQSAIAAIEKSAAVVQQIIAEDRVVYGINTGFGLLANTRIPKDKLEELQRSIVLSHSAGIGKYMSDQTIRLMMTLKINSLARGYSGIRLVVIEALMRLVSAQVYPCVPEKGSVGASGDLAPLAHMSAILLGEGEARHNGEIISANEGLTIAGLEPMTLIAKEGLALLNGTQASTALALEGLFNAEDLYASASVIGTMSVEAALGSRSPFDDRVHQVRGQQGQIDAASIYRSLLTDSTEISASHANCEKVQDPYSLRCQPQVMGACLAQIRFAASVLHVEANGVTDNPLVFADEGDIISGGNFHAEPVAFAADNLALVIAEIGSLSERRMALLIDKSISNLPSFLVDNGGINSGFMIAQVTSAALASENKSLAHPASVDSLPTSANQEDHVSMATYAARRLRYMSENTRGVLAVEYLAAAQGMDFRAPLLSSAKIEQAKLILREEVDFYDKDRYFAPDIERASSLLKQAILNDLIPAGMLASF; from the coding sequence ATGAATAAATTAACAATTACTCCGGGTCAACTGAGCCTGAGTCAGTTACGCAAAATTAGCCGTAATCCAACGACCCTTAGTCTTGATCAAAGTGCAATCGCCGCAATTGAAAAAAGTGCCGCAGTTGTGCAGCAAATCATTGCCGAAGATCGGGTCGTTTATGGCATTAACACCGGTTTTGGTTTACTGGCCAATACCCGTATTCCAAAAGACAAATTGGAAGAACTGCAACGTTCTATTGTGCTATCACACTCGGCTGGCATCGGTAAATACATGAGCGATCAAACGATTCGTTTGATGATGACCTTAAAAATAAATTCATTAGCGCGTGGTTATTCAGGTATTCGACTGGTAGTTATTGAGGCTTTAATGCGTTTAGTCAGCGCCCAAGTATATCCCTGTGTGCCAGAAAAAGGCTCAGTAGGTGCATCGGGCGATTTAGCCCCACTTGCACACATGAGTGCGATTTTACTTGGCGAAGGTGAAGCACGTCATAACGGTGAAATTATTAGCGCCAACGAAGGCTTGACCATTGCAGGTCTTGAGCCAATGACCTTAATCGCCAAAGAAGGGCTAGCCTTGCTCAACGGCACCCAAGCCTCAACCGCCCTAGCGCTTGAAGGCTTGTTTAACGCAGAAGATTTATATGCCAGTGCCAGTGTTATAGGCACAATGAGCGTAGAGGCAGCATTAGGCTCACGCAGCCCATTCGACGATCGAGTTCATCAGGTGCGTGGTCAACAAGGCCAAATCGATGCCGCCAGCATTTATCGCTCACTATTAACCGACAGTACTGAAATTAGCGCTTCACACGCTAACTGCGAAAAAGTGCAAGACCCTTACAGTCTGCGCTGTCAGCCGCAAGTCATGGGCGCTTGTTTAGCACAAATTCGCTTTGCCGCATCAGTCTTACACGTTGAAGCCAACGGGGTAACCGATAATCCACTCGTGTTTGCCGACGAAGGTGATATTATTTCTGGTGGTAACTTCCATGCTGAACCAGTCGCCTTTGCGGCCGACAACTTGGCGTTAGTCATTGCAGAAATTGGTTCATTATCGGAGCGGCGTATGGCGTTATTGATTGATAAAAGCATCAGTAACTTGCCTTCATTTTTAGTCGACAATGGCGGAATTAATTCTGGCTTTATGATTGCGCAAGTAACCAGTGCCGCATTAGCCAGTGAAAATAAATCGTTAGCGCATCCGGCGTCAGTTGATAGCTTACCGACCAGTGCCAATCAAGAAGACCATGTTTCAATGGCCACTTATGCGGCCCGCCGCTTACGTTACATGAGTGAAAATACCCGTGGTGTTTTAGCGGTTGAGTACCTCGCTGCGGCTCAAGGCATGGATTTTAGAGCGCCGCTGTTGTCGTCGGCTAAAATTGAACAGGCTAAATTGATTTTACGTGAAGAAGTTGATTTTTATGATAAAGATCGATACTTCGCACCAGATATCGAACGTGCAAGCAGCTTATTAAAACAAGCGATATTAAATGATTTAATTCCAGCAGGCATGCTGGCCAGCTTTTAA